In Petrotoga sp. 9PW.55.5.1, the genomic stretch GAGATATTTGGCGGCCTCACCCCCAGTTATTGGAGAATAAATAAAGAAATCTTACTTTTTCACAAAAATGGTTTTGGAATTAAAAAAATTATTATCATCAGAAAAGGTTCTACTAAATTCACTAGGTGTCATATAATTCAAAGAACCGTGTGGCC encodes the following:
- a CDS encoding ATP-binding protein, which codes for MFFQLISERYEKHSTIITMNTRCSDWQEIFGGLTPSYWRINKEILLFHKNGFGIKKIIIIRKGSTKFTRCHIIQRTVWP